The DNA window ATTCATGGGGACCTTGCTCAAGCAGAAATACATGAGCCAAGAGGCAGTGGCTTCAGCCCTTCCTAAAGATCACCAGGCTACATTTAAACATCCTTTGAGCTTCCAAGCCTGACCTTTATGTTCACAAAGTGCTTTTTCtgaatttaataaacaaaCTGAAGAGGCACTTTGTTTACGTTAACTGTagaaatattttgatgaatcttCCAAATATATCAAACAAGTTATATTAACCATCACCACGGTTCTATATGTCCTCCATTTGCGTCATTTATAATATCTGCTGCATTATTTGTAGTCCAAAAGTCTCCATTTGACCTATTGCTTGGCAGATCACTCTCCTCATCCTCAAAATCTAAATCCTCATACTGAAATAAACTCTCAAAACCATCTTCgtaatcatcatcatagtcAGTTTCCATCTCATGGTCATGACTATAAttttcatgatcatttccATATCTACTGTCATATATTTGAGCCTTCCTCTTCTCCCGTCTCATCCTTTTCCCTTCCATCAAAAGCTTCATCCATTGATTTTTGATAGCCAAAGTCTCATCCTTCTCTATTAGATGACCCTTATCGTTGAACCCCTCTACAAGGAATACAGAGTCTCTCTGACCCTTCAGACTCACATAAAATAACTCTGGATGCCTCACAATCATTCCTCTAAGTTTATTGGGTAGCCCAAAATCTTTTCTAAAATGTGTCAAGTGATCTATTAAAGTCCTCTTCTCAATCATCATCCCCAATACCTCTCGCACTACAGCACAAGCTCGTTTCTCTGACTCGAGAGACTCCTTAGCCAACTCACTCGCAGGAGTTTTGTAAGGGCAAACATCTGGCAAATCCCTGAACTTAATTAGAAATTCCTGGTGGGCTCTTTTCAAGTTCAGTCCCTTTCTTAGTTTCAACAAGTTGAATTTTAAAGGTCTATCCACTATTAGCTCACGTGAAGAAACTTGAAGGCAAGGTAAAGGCTTTGCCAACTCTGGGTCCCAGAAGACAAGCTCCAGTGCACGGCCATATGAAGTATCAACAGTCCTGAATTTTTCTGGATAATCATTACAGAGACGGGACCTAAAATTTGGGGGCATGCTCAGGTCGGGAGCAAGGTGAACCAGCTTGGATAAGAGAATCCTGTGGTGTGAAGAAAGCATAAGTAACTTCTGGAGCTTCTCAGCCAGGGTGTTAGAGATCACCAATTTGAGATTGGAGTCCTGCTTAGCAAGAGATGCTGCTGCTGGggttagacgaacacaaaGTTGGGGGTATAGCTTAGTTGCATTGAGTGGTGTGGGTGGATAAGGGATtgaaaaaagttcaaaaatggAAGGATAACGATGAATCATTGAAAGAAGAGAGCGGGGTTTGGGAAGGGAAAGATAGCCACGACACTTGGAAAGAATGTGGATTGGTATATAATGCTTTGGTTTAGACAGCAGCAGGATTATCAGCTTTTGTACAAATCGAGTTTTGTTATGTTTTACAGCATGCCGATCTAATGGACGACTACGGACAATCTTAACAGAGGCACGAGGTGTTAAAGTATAACAAgtcttgaaattttcttttctttggtACTTGCAACCGACATTGGAGTGCAACCACAATGTCGTACCACGAAGGAGGTTTGAACTAAGGGGTGTTACATACCAGTCCCTAGGGGTCAAGAACTGAGAAGATAAAGCCATTTGTCAGTTTTGTATAGGTGGAAGGGCTTTTAGCCTACAAGAGGTAGAAAAGTACATCAAATTAATCTAAAGAAGATGACACATCCTTCTTCCAACTCTGATTCTAGAGCATCGGATGGGGGATGCTATTACTTTCAGTTTGTTTTACCACCTGCAGTCCATTAATTACGTTTAAACAGTTAAACATTTCAGTACAGCTTATGGTCCCATGGCATTGTAAACAACACTTTACTTTCTCAACTTGTACAAAGTGAAAATTATGAATAGAAAAAATAGCAATGTGCAACAGAGTCCAGAAAATCAATTTGCTAGtgaaatgtaaaaaaaaaNaaaaaaaaaaaaaaaaaaaaaaaaaagcagaatATTCATAATAGAATGCCAACATCTTCTTGAGTTCATAACGAACTATATGCCACATGTTTGATTCTgagaataaaatgaataagtaAAACCCATAATCTGTGGAAGAAAATTGTTTGGCATCGCGGGATAGAGTAAACTAGAAAATAGTAAAAACCAAGACTTTTAGATTTCAGACATCCAGAAAACTTTTCCTGCAGCCAGAAAACTTTTCAATTGCCACAGCTACATGGAGAATTAGAGTAAAAAGTATAAAGTGTTATCTTGGAAAAGTTCATAATCAAATCGTAACTCTATTCTATCTCGTTTTTGTTATGAAAAACTTGGAATTGGATCTGAAAACCTTGTTAAAGAACGAGAtctctatatttaaattatccaAGAACCCCAAAAAacgataaggaatcaacccaaggaaAAGTTTTGGAACAAATTACCTtaatgatcaagatcaagagtaaggaaacttgtttctaaactcgtgattcaaATAACTCCACAAGATAGCTTGATCAAGactacttgaatgactctagcatgcaaatctaaaccaagaaatgcaAAAGAACAAGCTCGTGGCCATAATATGCAACTATCATTGTAATATCCAAAATCTTCATACTAAAGCAATaacataaataacataatatgCAACCAGGTTGTAACTTTCATGTTGTAACTTTCCTTGCCATCAATACCATAAGGGTCACCAACTAACTCTAACTTATAATTAGAAGACAATTctctaaaacttaaaaatacaataaaaccTTCTTAAATCTAAATCATCTATGGCATGATTAAGACACCTTATTTCGTACTAGATAGAATAAAACCCCACAGAAAATTAGCAAATCTCAACCACTGCAATCAATGTCCTTCACCATAAACGAAGATATAGTGAAAACCCACTTCCTATTCCACACTTTTCACAAAACCAAACGCCAATTTCCTCAAGCAGTAACACCCTTATTTTCGGTCCAAACATCAAACACCTCTCAGGCAAGCACTGCAAGGTTCCTATCTCATCCACTATTTCTTCtcgtaatttattttaaaaaaataaaaaataaatgatgagACAAACCCATCTAGGATCCATCTCCTAACTCAAATCTATTCCCGTAAATGAGTTAGATACAGCTAGAGGAAGAATTGATCCAATTCAGCGGCAAGCCATGCATGTAGTCTCACGAATCCACAATTTgtacataaaattta is part of the Cucurbita pepo subsp. pepo cultivar mu-cu-16 chromosome LG03, ASM280686v2, whole genome shotgun sequence genome and encodes:
- the LOC111790848 gene encoding protein WHAT'S THIS FACTOR 1, which codes for MALSSQFLTPRDWYVTPLSSNLLRGTTLWLHSNVGCKYQRKENFKTCYTLTPRASVKIVRSRPLDRHAVKHNKTRFVQKLIILLLSKPKHYIPIHILSKCRGYLSLPKPRSLLSMIHRYPSIFELFSIPYPPTPLNATKLYPQLCVRLTPAAASLAKQDSNLKLVISNTLAEKLQKLLMLSSHHRILLSKLVHLAPDLSMPPNFRSRLCNDYPEKFRTVDTSYGRALELVFWDPELAKPLPCLQVSSRELIVDRPLKFNLLKLRKGLNLKRAHQEFLIKFRDLPDVCPYKTPASELAKESLESEKRACAVVREVLGMMIEKRTLIDHLTHFRKDFGLPNKLRGMIVRHPELFYVSLKGQRDSVFLVEGFNDKGHLIEKDETLAIKNQWMKLLMEGKRMRREKRKAQIYDSRYGNDHENYSHDHEMETDYDDDYEDGFESLFQYEDLDFEDEESDLPSNRSNGDFWTTNNAADIINDANGGHIEPW